The genomic DNA AGTATTAAAGGAGCATATGTTGACCCAGTCTTTTTGGCAGTATTAATTCTAATTGATTGTTCTGTCACCCTCAATGCTTATGATCATATCGCCTATGTTTTCCTTTATGTGTGTCACTATTCTTACTGCAATAAACAGCTACTAGAGTAGCTTACTAACTTGCTGTTGTTGATGTATATTTGCTCAACATTAATGGCTTTCTAGTAGGTGTGCATTACGACCATGAGTAGTAAATGTGCCATGTAGTTGACATGATATCTTAATGGCATGAGTTCCTAGAGCACTTTTTGCTCCCAAACATTCTCTTAACTGGGATCACTTTCctcatattcctaggaaaagTTGTTTCTTGAAAATTGGTCCACAAAATTAATtagggttttttgcatggataaccttctaaatatccaaatttgcgtgaatatcctttcaaaattgatatttgcatgtataccctcgtaaaactctgttattgtacaaatacccTAATATAACGATTGTTGTAAcggagttaaaaaaaaaacatatttatattaattaaaaataaaataaaaaattgaaatgaCGTTATTATCCTTACTATTTCCTCCCACCGCACACcctcccccccaccccccacccccacccccacccccaccccccccgTGGTGCTTTACTCTTCCCTGCCCTCCACTCCACCCCGGTGCCCGGCTTCCTCCCCGCCCCTGCGTATCGGGAtcccaagaagaagaagaagacaggagCTCCACACAGCTGTGCTCTGCTTCAGAATCTCTTGGGcccagaagaaagagagagagagaggactgctggttcacagaatccaaaggaacctcggcccgtcaggattaTCTCTCGATCTAtgacactgttgatacctctggtgtctcggtagctggctttttttttttccttctgttttttggtttttgtttcttttaacttttgaagggagaaagtgagggaacactgtaAACCAacagtcctctctctctctctctctctctctctctctctctctcttctgggcCCAAGAGATTTTGAAGCAGAGCACAGCTGTGTGGAGctcctgtcttcttcttcttgggaTCCCGATACGCGGGGGGCGGGGAGGAAGCCGGGCACCGGGTGGGGGGGCTGGTGTTGCTGGTGTGGGGTGGGGAGGGGAGGGAAGAGTAAGTAAGGCACCCGGGGGGAGGAAATAGTAAGGATAGTAAcgtcattttaattttttattttatttttaattaatataaatatgatttttttaacaccgttaaaacaaccgttatattaggagtatttgtacaataacagaattttacgagggtatacatgcaaatatcaattttgaaagggtattcacgcaaaataAGATATTTAGAAGAGTATCCACGCAAAAAACCCAATAAATTAACTCTGATTGTTTGATTGAGTGATTAAAACATGACTAATGGCTTATGGGTTCACCTGAGAGTAAGGTGTGGGCTTCTCTGAGATGGCGAGACCTTTACTCCTTTTTAAGATGACCATCCAAATTTGCCAACATATCTTGCTCGTAAAGTGTATTGGTGGTTGTGCTAGAGACCTAAATTCATATCTTGCCTTCACTAGGATTTAGGGGACTAGGGATATTTGGGGGAGGGCTACCTTTTTGTTTTTCAACCTATTAACTACAAGCCCCTAACATTTTTtgcgaaaagaaagagaagaaaaaaaagttgacTATCATGTGATGATTAATTGTTGTTCTATGTATTATATTTGAAGAATGCTTTTCTTTATGCCTTTCCTCTTGGTTTCAAGCATCCTTGGTAGCATGTTTGTCATCAGCATTGAACTATTTATGGTCTAAAATAAGGTGCTTGAGTTTTTATTGAGATGTTTATCTACTCCATCCTTGCAACAGGTTTTCAATATGTGCATGATAATTTGTTTGCTCGCTCTTCACATGATCATATTATCTTGCTAATATGCATAAGTAACATTGTCATCATAGAGTATGATTTTCATCTTATTTGTTTTGTTAGGAGTATCGGAGTAGAGTGGCCTATAGATGTAGCTAAAGCCGACTTAAAGGGCTTTAATAGGATTAACTTTTGAATGTATCTGGTCAAATTTTGTTAGGTTCTAGTTTGATGTTCTAGAGTCTAATAGGAGTTTCTACTAGGCATGTATTTAGGTTGGTACTGGATGTGCACTGGATCTAAGTTCTCTCCCTATTAAGCATTCTGATAGGAGTCAAATTAGGGAATTGTTATGTAGCCGGCTATTCCcctttaattgaggaatttgcAAGCTACTACTTACCTATTGGAGAGCTTGGGGTATGTCCTTTGTACATATGCACTGGCATCAGATCCTCCAAGCCACGCTAAGCCACATGCTGGAAGATAGAACGGGGAGGGGGGgctttaattgaggaatttgcAAGCTACTACTTACCTATTTTGGAGAGCTTGGGGTATGTCCCCTATTTtggaggaagggggggggggggggtggggggggtgggGTGTTGGAGGGAATTGGTGTGGATGAAAAAATGGATACTGAGAGAAACTTTTCAGTTCTACTCCTCACAcgagctctcttcctccctcttctcttgACGCCACCCTGTCCATTAGCATTCTCCATTATGCTTTTTCACATGTAGAGGTGCTCGATTTAGCCATGATCTGAGCAACGGCCATCCTCTCACGGTTGCCATTGGCAATGGGTTAGGCGCAGAATATGTGGTAGTAATGAAGAGACTGTAGATGGCTGGCTCATCAAACACGAGGGTGATGGGAATATGGAGTCGGTGGTAGTGGTGGCATTATAGACATGGTAGCCATCAAAGGCACCACCACGGTTGCAGAGGAGGCTGTGGGTGGAGGTGGTGATGTCGATGGACTCAGGGAGGAAGTAGATGGCAGGGTCAGAGAAGATATGAGGGAGAGGGAACTACGGATGGAGCTTGTTGGAGGGAAGATGGTTAGGTTTTAGGTGTTGAGAGAAACAAAGGAGGAGAGCTTGTTAAGAGAGGGAAGGGAGTATAACTCAAATACCTCCGTTCCCCACCCCAACCTCTGTCCCCCACCCCAACCTCTGTCCCCCAATACCTCCGtaccaaccccccccccccacaggGTGTCTGATTTGTCAACTTCAAACTGGGATTTGTTGGATGCCAGTTTAGATTTGTTTGCTTTTTCTGATTGAGTCATAATTGAAGAAGGATAGCTGGCCATTTAGCACTAATGAAAGGGAGTTGTGGCTGATTGATTGATGGATCTTGGAATTGTATGCAGAGTTTTTtattgaaagaaagaaagccatCAGGtctccttcccttcttccttttttttttcttgcatttcTGTTCTGTACTTCTCTAGTCTTTTCTCTTATCATATTCTCCCCTTCAACTACTCTTTCTTCAGTTATCTTTCATTCTTCACTTCTTTCTTGATTAAATTTATTGCTTGCTTTGATATAAAGTAGTAGATTATTGCTGTTCTACAGGTCTGAGATAAGATCAGTAGTATTTCTGCTGTGAATCTCTCTTATAGCAGGCTTCTATGGAGCTGATTTGTATTATATATCTCAGATCAATTTCAGATTTGAATCAAGCTTGCAGTAAAATCAGATTGTGATAGGCTTTAAAATCACAACGAGACTATGTCACCTACATTTCTCAAGCCTTTACTTTTTCGAAGCAAATATAATGCTGATATCACTTTTGCATGCTCAGTGCATTTATTCAGAATACAAGTCCTATTAATTGTCACCACAAGCTTCTGCCAGATGATGGTGAACCTCTATTTGATCTGATGCTAGTCAAATTGTTGGTGGTTCTACCCGGTTAGAAGATCTCTTGTTCAATAGTTGCTTATGCAGGCTGTATAGCTGTTACTTTGTTGTGCCAAGACTTCTCTATCCTTCCCATTCGTCCCTCTCATTGTGGTCTCATTATGTGGCCActtatctttccttcttctttggcacctgatttttattttctttttaaaatctgAACCAGGCTTCTGATGTCATAAACATGATCTCTTTGTTTCCTTGATGATTCTTTCATCTCATGCGATGCTAGAACGAACTGAGTCTCTGATTTGTGTGCCAAGGTGAAGTGTTATGCCATGGTGAGTACTTCCATAGAGGTCACTTCGATCTATCATCTAGTTCACATCATGAGGTCTCCCTTCTGTAACACTACCCTCCATTAAAATGCTGTTTAGATACAAACCAGTGTAAATGTGCATACCAAGCAAATTGAGATTGATTTTCATGTTGGGGTTGGGAATGGTTTGCGCTTTGGGCAAGGAGACCCTTGAGTGCCTCAACGCTCGGGCAAGGCAAGGAGACCTTTGAGTTCCTTAATTGTCCTCGAGCGAGGGAACATTACTGAGGCAACACGTAGGCTAGCATCTCAAACAAAACGAGAGGCATTCTGGTGAGAACCCCTCCAATGTCTGGCattattcttcttttctcttttttgcctattttttttaaattctgtTAGCTTTGCTTTAAGGGGCATCTTGGTCTATTAGAGCCCTTATAATAAGAGGTTACTCTAAGATGTTATGTGATTTAACTTTTTTTGTTCTGTTTAGAAACATCAAATATGGTTTAGAAAGTGGTATTTTAttatcaaatttgaattttaaagcTATTTTAGGATGTCCAGTGGTTTTATTTTTGCTACCTTCTATTTAGAAGCATGTGGTTGATGTGATGTTTTAAAAGATGTGGAGCATTATATCCAATGTTAAGACATTTATGTTTTAGGATGTTGAAATTGAATAATTAATCTCATGATGTTTGTGTTGTTTTGGATACAAATAGCACTTATTTCTAATGcatttatttaacttttcatGAATTAGCACCTTAGTTTTTGTTTTAGGGGAGCACCTTTTGGCACCTTGCACCGTAAGCAATATGGGGTTCTGTTGCCTTAAGGGTGCCTTTTGCTTATAACAACCTTGCATGGCACATGCTCCCGTTATAATATGCATTATATATAATCGTGCCCATTAGCCACACTCTTCAAATATTCATCATTTGCTTCTTGACTAATCTTGCCTTGTTACTAAAATGCTATCAGACTAGGTCTGGTAAAATAGGTAATGCCATGAAAATCCTATTTTGTGCACACAAATGGTTCTCCTGCCATGTCGCGTGAGAAGATTGGTGTAAATTTGAAGAATTAGTGCAATATGTGGGATAGTTGAATGTGAAGTTGCCAAGCTAGCATAAGTGAGCCCAAGGTATACTGAATCGATACCGATAggcgtaccggtcgcctaccggaccggtgccGAACCGATCCGCATAACAAGCTCGTGGCGCGCTGTGGCGAACCGGTGCGAATTGTCCAGTACGCATCTAGTATCGGCAGGTTCAAACTGGCTCTAGCCCGGTATCACTTAGTTTCAGCCTCGTAGAGGCTAGAACCGTTTTTTAAGACTAAACCGGACTAATCAGAGACCggaccggttcggtacgggctgaaccggctAGTACGGGCCGATTCAGCATACCTTGAGTGAGCCCAAAAAACTTTTTGCTCTATAGCATTTTCCTTGTAAAATAATGTGCCCTTGGAAGGGCAACCTGTTGTTTAATATAGTCAAGGAGCCAAGGTAGCCCTGACTGCAACAGTCATAGATAATTTACCCAAACTCCATGCATGCaactttaatatttttatgcACATCTGATAAGCTCAACAATTCATGATTGTTGCAGAATGCGTGCAAGAAGCATATTAGTCTCTCCAAATTATTCCAGCGCTTGGGTTTGAGATAGCTGTTGGGTCTCAGTGATCTTACAAGACCACTTTTAAAAATTCTTGGTAATAATTGGACATTCAAAAGATTAACAGAAACATACGGGCAGCCATAGAGCAGGAAAATGAGCATTTGTTATTTTACAGCAATGAGTAATGTAATTCCTATAACTGTGTCTCTTGGTTTGACTTTTCGGCGACACTTTGAATGTTAAACCGAGTGTTTTTCTTGCTCATTTTGGTGGTTGAATGCTAAACTTTCGAAGTTTTGAACATTGACATTTCTAGGGttacttcattatctttaaaattttatgaacTATAAATATTTAGTGAAATAATTTGTAATTTTGCCAATTTTGCTATATTTCAGGATGAGGAATTATACAGACACTGCCAATTTCACCTTGCGTTGCGGGGTGTGCCAAATTGGTGTTGTTGGTCAACAGGTTACTATTTCTTTCagagattcatcaccctttctctcttctttttcattttgatgTCTGAACCTTGTGTTCATTTTGACATGCAGGAGGCTGTTGAACATGCCCAAGCTACAGGTCACTTTAATTTTCAGGAGTATCAGTAAAGTATGGAACTTTTATATAAAAACCAGTCTCTGTAACTGATTCCTGCCCATTCATTTCATTCCTGTGATCTCTTATTTGGGCCAGAGGAAAGAAAGGTTGTATGGTTGAATTCATTAGATTGAGTTTGTCATTGTAATAATTAGAAGTCATCTGGTCTTTGTTGGAAGCTTCTTTACGggacaaaagaaaacaaaatagtGCGGCAAGCATTCCATGTTTGATAACAGGTGACAGGGAGTTGGTTGTAGTTTGGTTTTGGttaaaatgaatcattttgCTCTACTAATTGTGAATTAAGTCTAATGTGTTTGATTCGAGAATCAATAATGTTTCAGAAATGCAGTGCATAAATAAAAGAGTTGCTGGATGTTTTGGTTACAGCATATAGCATTTTCATGGTGAACAGACCTATTTATATTAGAAGATTTGATTGTTTGCAATGCCTTGCTGCCCCATGGATCTCCATTAGTAGAAGCATGTCGACAATGCTTCAATTTTTACATTCTATCACGGGTGCAACTGGGGTTGAGCTAATGACAGTTTGGTACGGGCTTGCCAGTGTTTGTGTACCTGCCTTGGAGATGGATTGGGTTGAAAATtgctgaccaaattaaatttcaatttgtatttatgttgaagaCTTGTGAGTGGGCTGCAACTCAAAATGAACTCCGTTCCCGTATAACCTTATTGCTCGAATCCCCTATAACCTAAAACTATGTGAGTAgtgccaaccaaaaaaaaatacgaTGTGATCTGAATTGTACTGTAGATTGAACACCATAGCATTATTGTTCAATAAGTTTTGTCAAGGACGGCTGCCTTCGGGTTAGCAGCGTCGGCATTGACTGCTTAACATTTAGTTCGGCTCGACAATACCGTGGAGGTTAAACATGGGTTGGTTTTGTGCCGTttggcatcatttttttttattttataaaaatagaagttttattttttaaatttttaaaattataaatatgtTTGGTATTGTCAATTATTAATATGATTATGATAATAAAGGCAGCGGTAATAGTAATGGAGGTGGTAGTAGTCCTTATGGCAAGGCTCGGTAGCAGGATGGGGATGGTGGTGTAATAGAGGCTATGACGGTGGTGACACCAACGATATAGTAGAGTCGATGACGATGACAATTATATAATCGAAATAGTGATAAGAGGGCCAGCAACTACAACAGTAGTGGTGATTGCGGAGGCGTCAGCGATATGACGAAAGCAGCAACACTAGAAGCAATAGTATGGCGGTCGTGGAGGCAGCAATTGTAGTGGCAAGGGCGGCGGGGATCAAGCTAAAAGCAGTATTGATGATTGTTGTGGGGACGgcctttggccggagcctcacacaacagcatagcccatattaagctagcagagaaaaagAACTGTATTCCTtccaaggtattgtccgctttgggcgctctggcccgcgcgtccagcgcagacggagggagactggtgccctcacggttttgtcccacaaaagagccctcgagaggaaaggatttccacctcccatttaaggcacagaacctttccgcGACAGCCCCCCAGACAACCTGAGgggtagtcaatggagagaggaggcGCCCCTACCTGAcacgccatctgttgcggggacggcctttggccggagcctcacacaacagcatagcccacattaagctagcgctccggcccgcgcgtccagcgcagacggggggagactggtgccctcacggttttgtcccacgaAAGGgtcctcgagaggaaaggatttccacccccatttaaggcacagaacctttccgctactagccgatgtgggactaaattcaagggcCCCCCCCCCAACAAAACAATGGTGATGGTTAAAGAAAATTAGTTTCTTATTTTAGAAAATACTAAAAGTAAGAATTTcttatttcaattttttagaATAACGTACTTAAAAAATCGATAacaaaaataactaaaaaaagCATAATTTTTGTATcaatttctataattttattttaaaagtaaAAGTACGAAATAAAAGCAATATGAAACGAGCCTTtggttatttattatttatatatttcatcttttcaatCCAAATTTGGAACCCATATAATTTAATAATGTAGGTATATATCTTAATTATATGTACAATTTTAAATTTCTATTTCTCTTACTATGTATAATTTACTTTTCTATATTTTAAAActttgttatttttatttttattcatattttatattCTAGTTACCatatttctttcttattttattattttggtattttaaTTAGGCatgctattattttttatattatttattattttgattcttaataaagtttgtaatacttattttatttattcttatatttaatatgatttagttttttttttaatttatatttttctcctGCATGAATTTCATGATGCTCATctgctaatatatatatatagagacacacatacatacataattttTAAGTAGCAAGTATTATAAAATTACAGTGCAATTTACTTTGTATTAAATTTCGTTcccaataaaataatattttgaaaCTTAAATATTCATTAAATTATTTGTCTAAATTTTATACCATAAGTGTCACTAGTTGACTTATGTTAAGTATATTATTCCGTCATctatattataattgttgcTATTAGTTTATACTAAAAATTCATTTATTCGCACTCTTGTAAGAATTACCATCCATTTAACAGTGGAATCACCATTCATTTATTTGAAGAAATTCAATTCTGAAAGAATGTGATTCAATTCTAGCGTCTATTTTAGAGAACCTAGAGAGGCGTAAACTTCCTTCCATTTTCTATCATCTGCCTTGGTCTCTTGATTTATTTCCTTTCTATGATATAAAGTTGACCTCTGGTTTGGCTTACATGTCTTCGCTATCTCATTAGTTTGATGATCAATAAATGGCAAATTACGAAAAGGGGTCGAGAAAGCTATCCAGATTAGTATCAAACTTCTTGTAGAATATTTTTCAGGGGTAATAGGCATAATTCACTCCCAGCCACCATGACAACAAATGTTCTACTAAAAACTTCTTGTAAAATTTGTTGGCCCAAAGTCGATCAACAAATTTTCCGGCCACCATGACATGTCATCACTAAAAAGATCCAACACAGCTTAACTGGTCAAAGGTGTTAATGCATTAAAAGTACTGATCccaaatctaatttttatactTTAACAACATATACAACATGCTATAATTCAACAAAACTCCATATTAGCTGCCTAATGCAGTAAGGTTACACTACAAAGTTGCAGTTGATGGAGCCAAGGGACTCTCACCAGAGAATCAAAGGCATCGCATCAGCATAAAACATGGTAGCAAAAGTAAATGTAGCCAGCCCACAAGGCAGACAATGTCTTCAGAGACCCCAGCAATGTCGATAAAGTCTGCCTCAgtgaagaaaagatatgttctTTGTTGCTTGAATCCGGTCTCTGATGATCAGGTGTCACCCCATAAGTTGGATTCATAGATTCCAGAGTAATGGTGACGCTAAATTTTTTGTTGAAGGACATGCCGCAGCTGAATCTTTTGGCTCTCCATCCTTGCCTCCAAAAGCTTCACCTTCAAGCTATGCTTGTGCGCACCTCGTGGCCATTCAATACATCCTTTCATCCTTCGAGATAAATGAGGATTCGGGGAGTCAGGGGAGCTCCAGTGACCCATGCTTGGTGGGCTAAGACCTACCTCACCTGATCCCCTGTTGGGAGAAAAGGTTCCATTGGAGTTCTTTCCATTCGACAGCCTTCCATTTGTTAATTCAACTGGTATCATCTTGCAATTTTCACCGTTGTTTGGACATGAGGATCTCCATAGCCTGGATATGGAGGATACATTTTTTCTTGGATGTCTTCTGTTTTGAACATCACCGATTTCATTATTTAGCTCGCCATCAACGCCATTCTCCTCCCATTCTGTTCCACTGGATGATGCATTACTTTCTTCATAAATCCCTTTGACCGATGGAACACTCCCTTCtggtgaatttcttaaactctgCTCCTCATCATGACTCAGTGTTTCCCAACCACTATCATCTTCCTTACCACCATTTGTATCTATTGCTCCATTTGCGCATTGCATAGTTGCTTTTTCTAAGAACACATCAGTCTCAGCATTCGCCATGTGGATTTTGGAGGCATGGCTGCTCGGCCCATATCCAGAGCATGGTACTATCTCTCTttcattgatttcttctctCGGATGGTGCTCTTCGAAGACTGAACGGATGTCCTCCGAGGCAAGTGGAGGGTGGAAAGTGAACCCCTTGATCTCTTGGAGCATAACTGAGTTGGCTTTTATTTGGAGCGAAGCCGCAGCTTCTATCGCTGCATTGTCTGAGTTTGCAGCATTTTGTGCTTTCAGGAAAGCCTCTATATCCTTTTGTAGCTTGCTCAACTGTGAATACTTATCTTCCAGAGTGATCTTTGCATCTATGAGCTTCATCTGAACCCTCTCCTCTCGCCATACCTCAGCCATCTGTAgcatcctcctctcctcttccactTCCTCTCGGATCCTCATGGATTCTCTCTTCATGGCTTCAACCTCAGCTCTGCCCTCTTCGATCTCTTTTGCCAGTTCATTGCAAATCTCTTCTATGAGCTCACGAGCCTTCCGTTCCTTCTCATAGTCTTGCAAGAGTCGTTTCACAGATAACTTAGCCTCTGCAAGTTCATCGACCAGCCTGGAATTCACAATCTCCATCCGCTGCCGGTTTTTCTTCTCTCTGTTGAAGTCATCCTTCATGCCATCAATTATAGCCCGGGCTTTCTCATGCTCTCGGCTCCTCCACAATGCCTTCTCCTCTGCAAGCTTGCTCAAGAAATGATCAAGTTTTTTCTTCGCTGATTGTCGTTCTGTCTCAAGCTCACTAATGCGGTCATAAGCCTGCTTAAGCTCTGCCCGGAGAGTAGAAACAACGGAAACTGCAGTCACCTGATTGCCTTCAAGTAGATTCAAGTGACCACAGAACCGATAGAGCTCATCTGATGCTTTTGAGCTCCCAGGATCCCATTTAGTTGCCCTCTCCATAGCAGAGCTAGGCAACGCAGCAGAAGGTTTGAgctaaataaaaatatgatcaAAAGGGTCA from Phoenix dactylifera cultivar Barhee BC4 unplaced genomic scaffold, palm_55x_up_171113_PBpolish2nd_filt_p 000040F, whole genome shotgun sequence includes the following:
- the LOC120104580 gene encoding uncharacterized protein LOC120104580, producing MTSFAGGGFLPARNRAMLSPKTLASPPDSELHPTRKPRPCRRVSNAAFPSAAGSRPRKGGAGLGGRRSGPSTPLLRWKFDDADHSTKPLQESSGKPRRRAKTAAGAAPPVSVRKIAAGIWHLWPPQVSGGGGGGETRRARVALEPVPGHLQVSSLCKPDSTNLHTTAKNELMSPISVLDLKNGDTNKLKPSAALPSSAMERATKWDPGSSKASDELYRFCGHLNLLEGNQVTAVSVVSTLRAELKQAYDRISELETERQSAKKKLDHFLSKLAEEKALWRSREHEKARAIIDGMKDDFNREKKNRQRMEIVNSRLVDELAEAKLSVKRLLQDYEKERKARELIEEICNELAKEIEEGRAEVEAMKRESMRIREEVEEERRMLQMAEVWREERVQMKLIDAKITLEDKYSQLSKLQKDIEAFLKAQNAANSDNAAIEAAASLQIKANSVMLQEIKGFTFHPPLASEDIRSVFEEHHPREEINEREIVPCSGYGPSSHASKIHMANAETDVFLEKATMQCANGAIDTNGGKEDDSGWETLSHDEEQSLRNSPEGSVPSVKGIYEESNASSSGTEWEENGVDGELNNEIGDVQNRRHPRKNVSSISRLWRSSCPNNGENCKMIPVELTNGRLSNGKNSNGTFSPNRGSGEVGLSPPSMGHWSSPDSPNPHLSRRMKGCIEWPRGAHKHSLKVKLLEARMESQKIQLRHVLQQKI